The Aethina tumida isolate Nest 87 chromosome 6, icAetTumi1.1, whole genome shotgun sequence genome has a segment encoding these proteins:
- the LOC109606229 gene encoding serine protease gd: MVSSRNLLLRFVTILTLLDVSLGQLPSPCPHVFQYDKRKDQDRWNGTITLETDDELIGVWIHVDVDRPVELFGNSFGEVTTTDNQKFIIRKPNYKLEPDSPVKVDFFVKYSLVKPIPSLTSVRLNGKNICKARRNTPVEESTVYISHKVNKPQQQPTTEASTTSHTRLRVTTASSESSKESFWTEYPVTSISRPRPKPQIIKDESCGTIARRPVGLILRGQSVAQGQWPWHVALYYSEGIQLEYNCGGTLVTRRHVVTAAHCVTRPRSNRPISVDNLLVFMGKYTLNNFGSEVQSSEALEIKVHPEFDSNTYYNDIAIIILGKSVKYTQYVRPICLWSSSTDLSVVVDKVGTVVGWGFDENRQISNNLRQAAMPVVSTDRCIFSNRDLFSQFLFDKNYCAGYRNGTGVCNGDSGGGMVFPRAGTSGVDTVWELRGLVSVSAVDHNEKVCDPQHYMVFTDVAKHLDWIRRIIDDD; the protein is encoded by the exons ATGGTTTCCTCCAGGAACTTGTTGCTGAGATTCGTCACAATCCTGACGCTTCTAGACGTCAGTTTGGGCCAGTTACCTTCACCATGTCCTCACGTTTTTCAGTACGACAAACGCAAGGATCAG GACCGTTGGAATGGAACAATCACCTTAGAAACCGATGACGAACTTATAGGAGTCTGGATCCACGTGGACGTGGACAGACCCGTCGAACTCTTCGGG AATTCGTTTGGGGAAGTCACGACGACGGATAATCAGAAGTTCATAATCAGGAaacctaattataaattagagCCGGATTCCCCTGTCAAGGTTGACTTCTTCGTCAAATATAGCTTGGTCAAACCGATTCCTAGTTTGACTTCCGTACGTTTGAATGGCAAAAACATATGCAAAGCAAGGAGGAATACCCCAGTGGAAGAATCTACCGTTTACATTAGTCATAAGGTGAACAAACCTCAGCAGCAGCCCACAACTGAGGCTTCCACAACAAGCCACACCAGACTTAGAGTTACAACAGCATCAAG TGAATCGTCCAAAGAAAGCTTCTGGACCGAATACCCAGTGACTTCTATATCAAGACCAAGACCAAAGCCACAAATCATCAAAGACGAGTCCTGTGGCACAATAGCAAGGCGTCCAGTCGGATTGATACTGCGAGGCCAGAGCGTAGCTCAAG gtCAGTGGCCTTGGCACGTCGCCCTTTACTACTCCGAAGGCATCCAATTGGAGTACAACTGCGGCGGCACCTTGGTGACAAGACGGCACGTGGTGACGGCAGCCCACTGCGTCACCAGACCCAGATCAAACCGACCCATATCGGTGGACAATTTACTGGTGTTTATGGGCAAGTACACCCTGAACAATTTCGGGTCGGAGGTGCAAAGCAGCGAAGCTCTGGAGATCAAGGTGCACCCCGAATTTGACTCCAACACCTACTACAACGACATTGCGATCATCATTTTGGGCAAGTCGGTGAAGTACACGCAGTACGTACGTCCGATTTGCTTGTGGAGCTCGAGCACCGATCTCAGCGTGGTGGTGGACAAGGTGGGCACGGTGGTGGGCTGGGGATTCGACGAAAACAGGCAGATCTCCAACAATCTAAGGCAAGCGGCAATGCCGGTGGTGTCCACCGATAGGTGCATCTTCTCCAACCGTGACCTGTTCTCCCAGTTTCTTTTCGACAAGAACTACTGCGCCGGCTACCGCAACGGCACGGGCGTGTGCAACGGCGACTCCGGAGGCGGCATGGTCTTCCCCAGAGCCGGAACTAGTGGCGTGGACACGGTTTGGGAGCTGAGGGGTTTGGTGTCGGTTAGTGCGGTGGATCACAATGAGAAGGTGTGCGATCCTCAGCATTATATGGTCTTCACCGACGTGGCCAAGCATCTCGATTGGATTAGACGGATCATCGACGACGACTAA
- the LOC109606234 gene encoding CLIP domain-containing serine protease B15 gives MLVPCVIVLMVLDVGFGELRSPCPDVFQYESRQEQRRWFGRIHLRSDDELIGIWIHVEMDREIELLGNWFGDSTTYDNIKFTIKNHDYVLEPGITKTIRIFAQYYEGPTPNLVSVRLNGKTICSRGKRSSGKRTTIYISHKPVTEPTLATQHHRHTTLASVSTESFWTEQSPAPLAGPVPTPPVVRQEEYCGRVAKRPVELILHGQNTTQGQWPWHAALYYSGGLQLIYTCGGTLVSSRHVVTAAHCVTMISTNETINVDKLVIYLGKHNLNSFGTNVQSIDAESIHLHPEYDPGTFYNDIAVVTLSRSAQYTKNVRPVCLWSSDTSLSSVVNKVGTVVGWGFDDKKHVSEYLMQAAMPVVPLETCIFSNRDFFSRLLFDKNYCAGFRNGTSVCNGDSGGGMVFPRTGTRGVDTVWELRGIVSIGVAQQTEMICDPDHFIIFTDVAKHLRWVKNIMGRR, from the exons ATGTTGGTGCCATGCGTCATAGTCCTGATGGTTCTAGACGTTGGCTTTGGCGAGTTGCGTTCGCCTTGCCCGGACGTTTTCCAGTACGAGTCGAGGCAAGAGCAG AGACGTTGGTTCGGAAGGATCCACCTACGTAGCGACGATGAACTGATTGGGATCTGGATCCACGTGGAGATGGACAGAGAGATTGAACTCCTAGGG AATTGGTTCGGGGATTCCACGACGTACGATAACATTAAGTTTACCATTAAGAATCATGATTATGTGTTAGAACCTGGTATTACAAAAACCATACGGATTTTTGCTCAATACTACGAGGGTCCCACACCTAATTTGGTTTCCGTCAGGCTTAATGGTAAAACTATTTGTAGCAGGGGGAAAAGATCATCCGGAAAACGCACAACTATTTACATCAGTCATAAG CCAGTTACCGAACCGACGTTAGCAACTCAACATCATAGACACACAACACTAGCAAG TGTGTCGACTGAAAGTTTCTGGACCGAACAGTCCCCAGCTCCTCTAGCAGGACCGGTGCCAACACCTCCAGTCGTCCGTCAAGAAGAATACTGCGGCAGAGTAGCAAAACGACCAGTCGAATTGATATTGCACGGCCAAAACACAACCCAAG GTCAGTGGCCCTGGCACGCCGCCCTCTACTACTCCGGCGGACTCCAACTGATCTACACCTGCGGCGGCACGTTGGTGTCGAGTCGACACGTGGTGACGGCCGCCCACTGCGTCACCATGATCTCAACCAACGAGACCATAAACGTCGACAAGCTTGTCATCTACCTGGGCAAGCACAACCTGAACAGCTTCGGCACCAACGTGCAGAGCATCGACGCCGAATCCATACACCTGCACCCCGAATACGACCCGGGCACGTTCTATAACGACATCGCCGTCGTGACGTTGTCCAGGTCGGCGCAGTACACCAAGAACGTGCGACCCGTGTGCCTGTGGAGCTCGGACACGTCGCTCAGTTCGGTGGTGAACAAGGTGGGCACCGTGGTCGGATGGGGCTTCGATGATAAAAAGCACGTCTCCGAGTACCTGATGCAGGCCGCCATGCCGGTGGTGCCGTTGGAGACGTGCATCTTTTCAAACCGCGACTTCTTCTCTCGGCTCCTGTTCGACAAGAACTACTGTGCCGGCTTTCGCAACGGCACCAGCGTGTGCAACGGCGACTCCGGCGGCGGCATGGTCTTCCCTCGGACCGGAACCAGAGGCGTGGATACGGTTTGGGAGCTAAGGGGTATTGTATCAATCGGGGTGGCGCAGCAGACCGAGATGATCTGCGATCCGGATCATTTTATCATCTTCACCGACGTGGCCAAGCATCTGCGTTGGGTGAAGAACATTATGGGCAGGCGTTGA